In Coffea eugenioides isolate CCC68of chromosome 4, Ceug_1.0, whole genome shotgun sequence, the genomic stretch gaaagctaagatacaaggctacaattcTTAAGaggacatcaacaaccaaatcagaagcattcccaatccaattaaccaattaccaaagctgattaccaagttcggatagaaacagggcagcaggggtatttcggtcttttcacaggctacgttgctccgattgagctgaaattttgaggcaactataaaacatcattctctacaacttttatgttttgtgctaaggccaaatcctcctctaactaggtgtaacagtaccggcagaattggggaaaaaaaaaatgaaaccctaggctgaaattcCATCAACCTTTACCAATCTAGGTTTTCATCCATAAAACTTCTAAGATTCAGGTcatctatccaataaaataCAATATAAGAGGTAGAAGAAGAGTTTCTTAGtttaataccttcaaacctcagGGAAATACACAAGAACAAGGCTGCCCATGCAAAAATCTCTCCACCCAAAGCTTCCTTGTCACCTTAttgcaagtttaatcggtttagtttttgtggTTTCAACTCAAATAAGGTAAAATCTAAGATGGAACTTGAagctctccctctcttttcttctcccaaATTTTGTCCATCAtggaaggcaaaggaagaaaatggtgattgacTTGAGTTGGATAAGTTTTAAGCTTAATCTTGGtcatggtcttggtcaagattgGCTTGGTGCTTGACAAGTGGCACAAATCCAAGGGAAGTCTATCTAATTCTCTCTCTTAAGCACTCAAATATCTATTACTCCTCcaatcatctcttaacaccttttGTCACATAATTTCTTTTGCACAAAATTCCTTCTAGTCGTTAAAATTTTACCGCACTaaccgtactagcgggtcccacgcccaaTATGTACTACTAACGtcacatgaactaatttatactagaaaaatgtcttagaacttaattcccttataaaaatagcaataaaattaatataataaaggaaagtatagaaaatgtagGCACAGAATAAAAATAAgggctagaaaataagaaaatatcgGGTTCTCAccgttttccttaactcgcacgtactagggttttaacttataattcactaacttattattatcacttctaatcatataatatttcctcatccaaaagtcactcttagctaccaaatttgatcctcactcagtaccgaatagtcacactacgaaaaaaatgtgaaaaccctaattcgctctttcttgaaaacgaaaagtgaaaccccactttctaggttcatttgcacttattgtgggatgATTAGACAGTAGGTCCAtattaaatgaataatttccaaataaaagggcatttttaagaaaaatataaggatgttgcaagtcctcacacaatcagaaaaatttattttcgagaaattcatgtactttactatattttattttattattattatttttttggtaactcgagtacgaaatatttttaaaatgaccaatttaacaatattttgcaataataaaattatgggTCCTCACAAAGGTCGGCTGGAATTTCTATAAATCCTTCAAGGAAACCCGACACCCTCTCACACACAACACAACTCAGTTTCGGCTTCCTCCTCCTTTGCGCAACACACAATAGTTTCAGCTATGGGTTCCCAACAAGAAGAAGTAAGCAATCTCACACAAACTTCTTCCCCACGGGTTGCTCAAGACCCTCCCAAGAAATTTACTCCCATACCacgtgtgacggccccacctcaccctagggcgtaccaaagagttcggcgggtcgcctgcccagctctcgccaggactcactcactcgtatcatgtatatacatccatagacaataGATGCTCAAGTAAAAGATAAGAAACTTCTACACACTAGAAGTCTTCAAAGTTTTTACCTTtcaagtacaaacatcgaatatacaagggttctcattcctcatacaaccagcccgtgccaagcactagggcgagaaccattacaaggcCAAAGAACTAGATCAACTAGACTATACAAaactctcgtccttgctcgccttcccctgctaaggaaaacaattgacgtggtatgagctaaaaagcccagtgaggttctatatatataaacaagtaattaaacaaggaaCATTAGTCATGTAATAACAATTAATCCAGAAAACCTTATGTATAGTTCATGAGTGGTTGGGACTTATTAcaggtatggagcatatcacaggtatagcacatgatttcatgttggcattttagcatggaacaattatcatgatacacGGTAACCAGAtactgaaggatacggtgttccgaTGGAACTTTGTCGGTCCTCTGAACCTTATAACTTCTGAATCCCCacggttgactggccatcaccttatccctccagtggtaatactcgagtataccgacggttgtccagggttccaacctacccgaccgagcccagtcctgactcgagtaggtcagtaaccgaggcggggcccaagttcagccaaaaggcttacattcatgcgcaactaatatttcaacatttaaacaccaaaatctcatatttatttaggtcgagtgagataaagtacacactcacctagcaaAAGTTCATTTTAGAAATCGTAGAAAAcaattaacatttaatcaaatgttcacAAATAACCACATAGTCataacaatccacatagtcatagaaacaaaatgtatatagaacactcacctatttaagcaaaataatgttCAAAGTATCCTCGCGGATAACACTCTCAAttgccaagaaaccctaataatagccaagagaaaatattacagttaaacccctccaaagtttaagtaaaccaaagaaaatccgaataactactagtacaaagtataagtatagtcTTCTAGTCttcaagcgtaaatttgggcagcatgccctttgtatttatctaatttccagccattatggcttcattcttttactcaatcaaacccaaggttacccataacacaatttcatttcaatagccattcaataggctcaatacAGTACAAGAACAAGAAATCAAGTTAATAACGAGTGTGGCAacgaagtttacaaaagacagttttgacgggtttttgcggaatggCACATCCGAGGCTATGCTTATCGGCTTGAGGTGCAACTTACCAATTCGAAGCTAAGATGAAggcctacaattttcatgaagagcatttagtcaaatttttcagtgtaacctaatcaaattcccactTCATATAACCGGGTTCCAACTATTCGGCTAATCAACCGTACtgcattcaaatggccatatctcagtctaccgaggtccgtttaagacgttcttggtagtgttgaaaagctaagacagggtactaaaactttcatgttttggataaTGGCGAAATCTGAAcagattatagtgaataaacacaaccaaaaagactaaactgtccacgcggaacgctggaatgtaacctagaacagcgagggtattttggtcttttcacaagttacgttgctccgattgaactgaaattttgtggacaactataaaataccattctatacaactttcatgttttgacctatggccaattcggcctctaacatgaggCTACTAAACTggacagaaaagggggaaaattttccagaatctggaatttttgttcttcaatgaaactttctcaaatttcttgttccaatcactaccaaatcCCCTTGTATAATCTTATATTCAACATATAGTAACCATATAGAAAGTTTGGGCAGAAATTTATCAAATCCTAACTCACTTATATCAtccaaaaatcatcacaacaacttgtataacTTGTAATCTaacccaaaacatgaactatttaacatcttaaacaagagtaaaatgatcaaagccatagatcagattttatacctcaaagacaaagcttggaagagtgatacttcacctcctttggaaaattttagttcccctagcttcccaagatcacaactcactctttaatcggtttaaaatttcatttcctcACTTGGTtagtgcaaatcaagaagaaaaaaatggtttctcttgctctcccttttctctctcaacAATTTCGTCCATAagcaagaaaaaatgaagaagaaagagcttagtttgtcttataagaaggtagGAGAGATAAGGTTTAATTTAGTCCACAtgttggccaacacttggctcaacctcaaccacacaattttctctttctttccttgcattttgggccacatatgTTGGTCAATAGGTAATcatgagagggaagatattttgctcaattagtgataagcttgtatggcaagaaagtggtggtcaagtggtggttAAATCGGTAGTACCCGGTACACGTCGATTCGCactgtttttccttaaatcccccgtactaggatttttacttcctattcaccaactttctatcattgctcctaatcacatattatttctcacttaaaagtcacttttaatcaccgaATTTAGTCCTTGCttcgtaccgaaaattcatccggcggaaaatcgcgaaaaccctaattttgctccaatcttaaatccaaaagtgaaaccctactttctaggtctatttgcacttattgagggatgattgggtagtagggccatattCAATGAataattccaaataaaaagaattttaagaaaaatgtgatgaatttcacaattccatagaataaaattagggttttgagtcaaatatgagggatttaaacatagtcacaagtaagttagggttttttttaattaaaattttagggtttctagtcttttaaaacaaaataaggttttaaatcaaacccaaagaaataactttagtatcttccttggacaaaataatgttttaaaataaaatgaactaaagaaaccgtaaaacaataacatcttaaaagttggggtgtcacaatctcccctccttaaaagaatttcgtcctcgaaattccaatcaACAACCTAAAGGGTTGGAATactcaaaataatcaaaagatcaaaatgtatacatatatatacaagtcacgccaaAATATACTCAATATAATGCATCATATACACCAAgggacatttcaagttagacaaagtcaagtgcagcaagtactatatatgtaggtattcacataccacaagtaaatgacatgtagggacaatgcaagggcaaaatgaaagaaacgcaACTTATCGTCCCACGCTCAGTGAAAATCACCCTCGtccggtttcttactccacttcccaaggtgcccgttgatatcttgtactcactctagccagacaaagcctgttcatgttctcaaaatgcaagtctcaagtacttagcagcgcctcaattctggagtactcaagcacaagaatccgaaataagataattcacatctcgagctgcagtcccaagagtaaactatctacaatctaaattcctacctgacgtacctatctatggtcctcagataccatgagaaagatttaatgcctataacatttatgatccataacttatgctcgaacgaacacttaatccttcatacttattcgccatttcatccaggctcactctgcgcagagaccacgcgaagcaactataggttttatccctcaattgcttaactttcaaatcaaatcaaatgccacagtccgacatcctaaaTTTTAGCCTagaatacactacagagatttgaagcctaagctctgataccacctgtgacagttctcagggtcacatcacggggtacctatcagcttgccacccgcacgcgggcatcccctacggagagtttcgcttcgtgactcttcacgaacgagaggctcggggcttttccagacgaaggacgtaaagtcccaactgtcggcatatggatctaataccacctgtgacggccccacctcaccctagggcgtaccaaagagttcggcgggtcgcctgcccagctctcgccaggactcactcactcgtatcatgtatatacatccatagacaataGATGCTCAAGTAAAAGATAAGAAACTTCTACACACTAGAAGTCTTCAAAGTTTTTACCTTtcaagtacaaacatcgaatatacaagggttctcattcctcatacaaccagcccgtgccaagcactagggcgagaaccattacaaggcCAAAGAACTAGATCAACTAGACTATACAAaactctcgtccttgctcgccttcccctgctaaggaaaacaattgacgtggtatgagctaaaaagcccagtgaggttctatatatataaacaagtaattaaacaaggaaCATTAGTCATGTAATAACAATTAATCCAGAAAACCTTATGTATAGTTCATGAGTGGTTGGGACTTATTAcaggtatggagcatatcacaggtccatagaataaaattagggttttgagtcaaatatgagggatttaaacataacctgctagtcacaagtaaactagggttttaaagtacaagtaaGGTTTCTAGTCTTGAAATAAAACGATGTTttaagacaaaaataaaataaagaaaccgtaatcctttctttgagactaaacaaaaatagtatcctaaaatttggggtatcacaatctccccttcttcaaagaatttcgtcctcgaaattgcaatcaacgagctaagggttggaatacccgaaataatcaaaagatcaaaaggtgtacatatatatacaagtcacgccaaaatatacacaatataatgcatcatatacaccaagggacatttcaagttagacaaagtcaagtgcagtaagtactatatatgtaggtattaacataccacaagtaaatgacatgtagggacaatgcaagggcaaaatgaaagaaacgcgacttatcGTCCCACGCTCAGTGAAAATCACCCTCGtccggtttcttactccacttcccaaggtgcccgttgatatcttgtactcactctagccagacaaagcctgttcatgttcccaaaatgctagtctcaagtacttagcagcgccTAAACTcaggagtactcaggcacaagaatccgaaataaaacagttcacatctcgagctgcagtcccaagagtaaactatctacaatcgaaattcctacctgacgtacctatctatggtcctcagataccatgagaaagatttaaagcctataacatttatgatccataacttatgctcgaacgaacacttagtccttcatacttattctccacttcatccaggctcactctgcgcagagaccacgcgaagcagctataggttttatccctcaattgcttaactttcaaatcaaatcaaatcaaatcaaatcccacagtccagcatcctaaactttagcctaggatacactacagagatctgaaacctaagctctgataccacctgtgacagttctcagggtaacatcacggggtacctatcagcttgccacccgcacgcgggcatcccctacggagagtttcgcttcgtgactcttcacgaacgagaggctcggggcttttccagacgaaggacttaaagtcccaactgtcggcatatggctctgataccacctgtgacgcccccgcttctctcaagggcgaaccctagggtatcggcgggacgcctgcctagctcgcgccaggactcaaaatttcaaaacaataaaactagataaacccaaAAGTgcactattcacaatatatccaacgccaaaagagttctatttacagtCCCAAAAGTAGCTgttcaaaccaccaaaacaaaacaaccatcttaactgtccaactattacaagcaaacctaactaCACTAGTGATTATGCCCaggagttccccgcgtcgtcccctgctaaggaaaacaaaggaaacggggtaagctatatgcttagtaagtaaacaggggtaaaagcgtaaatttcacctTTAGATaagcaactatttcacaaaagtgtcaaatcaagtgcaaaagtaacaatacaaaggaaggatacaggttggctccaaagccaagtcgtttgccatgcatgacctcctgccgacactccatCGACCATAAacaaggtccgtagaactccacttgtacacccaccgaacaccttatcaccctcactggccagtcacctcacaaacttgcccgggcgaacgaaatcacaaacttgagcttgagtcacaagctcgggtcacaaacttggtccacataatcggtgaaccggattcacaaacttggtgacctcaaaccaggttggactgacttcgaccaagccctaaccggctcgaatagtccatccaggtcatgagatcgggccccaaactcacaaacttcgcaaaattttctcaaaagtcaccctgagccacaagctcaaggggtttagttccaaaatgattcatatacatatgccatgtacaaatatgtgcgtaaggtagggtttaggtcgagtgcgataaagtacaccctcgcctaggtacccttttcatacatatcgaaacacataagcaactaacacacaagagcagcctgaatacttactcaaaatacaaaagtggtataagagcaaaatcacttcgtgcgtgttcgctagtagtgggccccaccggctccgcctagctcaccactgtctgaaatagaagattgtatctcattatatcacaaacggccactaacatacccaaaacaagaaagacggcaaaatcggcacatgcaagtgcggaaacggcaaaatgggcgcacgcgcgcgcgcggaacggcaaacggaaatggccaaatctgccatctcaaaccattttgatcaaaagtCAGGCCAGGAATGTCGGACCAAGGTGAacgagacaccgtttcgaagctatgaggaagggttacaattctcatgaagacaccttaagctagatctgaatggaagcaggtcgaaattatggaaaacagtaccagaaatttacgtgttcaggtgacgaacagggtttgtttgctggaccatcACGCACagctcacaagtccaaatcaagaaattccaatggagttggaaagctaggacataaggctataactttcatgtttggaccaaaagctgaatcaatacagagcatggaagaaaatgggtccaaacattcctgtcagaactgtccaaattcgaaggcagttctgacaaccgatcttgttttggtcataactgaagctaagaaactcggatttggatggaatttataccgtttcgaagctaagaccaagatctacctttattatgaagacaccaacacccagttcgtacgttatcaaaacggacaaAACAGGGTCAGAAGCTAAATCCAGAAACACGGCAGAATCCGAAGTTTAGAACAGATGCgactattttggccataactcaggctacatagatccgtttgaggtgttcttggtggcgttgaaaatataagacagagtactgaaactttcatgttttgacaaatggctaaatccgaacgtattatagtgaataaacacaaccaaaaagactaaactgtccacgtggaactctggaatgtaacctagaacagcgagggtattttcatcttttcataagctacgttgctctgattgagcagaaattttgtaggcaactataaaataccattctatacaactttcatgttttgtgccaagcctaattcggcctctaacatggagcactaaaaccggacagaacagggtagcTTGGTTTCCAAATTCTGAAATTGGCACCTTTACTCTATaaattcatatctaacaagtgctctatcatcaaacccaccaattactagctcaataacatcaattaagaggtagataaccataatcaaggctgaaaatataAAACCTTGTTAAACATCCCAACATACCATttaacccatgaaattttccccataaatccatcaaaactataACTTTAAGCTTCTAGTTCACACATGTAAGAGGTAAAGGGAAGTTTCTTACCAAATTCACCTTAATCCTTATATCAAGAAGCTACCAAGACCTTCctcttcccaaatcactccaccaaaacccttaagcttccttggagatcaacttttgtggaggaatttgcgagattatcggttgaaactcaagattgaggcTTGAAATTGAGGTGCAAGGTGAagttttttcctctcttgtttttcctctcaagaaTTTCGACCAAGACtaagaaaaggggaagaaatgaggaaattttggtcaaatttctgttttatgaaggttaagacaagttggtcaaagtccaacttccatagatgccttgacacttgttttctttctagcattttctctcatttctcttggtcaaatattgtggctgaagtatgagatattttgagggtcaattatctaaaataaaatgagaagattaaggtaataaagtatgggtcaaatggtgtgtttacccggtaacaaacggtacccgtcggttcgagccgattttccttaaatcacccGTACTAGagttttttcttcctattcactaactttttattattgcatctaatcccatattatttctcacccaaaattcactcttaaacaccaaatttgatccttgctccgtaccaaaaaatcatccggcgaaaaatcgcgaaaaccctaatttgctccaatcttgaaaacgaagagtgaaaccctactttctaggttcatttgcacttattgaggaatgattgagtagtagggccatagtaaaagaataattttcaaataaaatggtgttttaagaaaagtgggatgaattttacaattccatagaataaaattagggttttgagtcaaatatgagggatttaaacataacctgctagtcacaagtaaactagggttttaaagtacaagtaaggtttctagtctttttttaaaataacacaatgttttaagacaaaataaaataaagaaactgtaatcctttctttgagatTAAACAAAAATAGTATTCTAAAATTTGGGGTATCACATAAAGCCAATCTAAGTAGTAAAGGAATCCATCAGCTATAAAGAATTTCTCTTGACCCGATTACTTGCATGCTTCAAACACCAACTTAAAATCATCATCAGTAGCGTATAAATCCTTGATAAGCTCAAATCAAAGTAATTTAGCATCTAGAGTAGCAAGAAGAGTGTATCTCCGTGGTAGTGCATCGGCGACTATGTTGGACTTACTGGTCTTGTATTTTATAACATACGAAAAAGTCTCTATGAACGAGATCCACCGCACATGCCTCTTACTCAGTTTGTTTTGAGACTTGAGAAACTTTAGCAACTCGTGATCAGTGTGGATGACAAACTCCTTGGGACGAAGGTAGTGTTGCCACACTTGTAGTGCTCGAATCAAGGCGTACAACTCTTTGTCATAGGTGCTATAATTCAGCATTGCCCTGTTTAACTTCTCACTAAAATAAGCAACTGGTCATCCTCCTTGGATCAATATGGCTTCTTTGCCAATTCCTGACGCATCATATTCAATTTCAAACGTTTTAGAAAAGTCGGGAAGAGATAATACAGGTGCATGTGTAAGTGCATGTTGAAGAGAGTCAAAGGATTTTTCCTATTCTTCACCCCGTTGGAACGATACATCCTTTTTAATGATTGATGTCAAAGGTGCCGCTATGGAGCTAAAGTCACGTACAAACCATCGATAGAAGCTTGCAAGGCCGTGAAAGCATCTTACCTCCCCAATGGTGGTCGGCCTTGGCCATTCTTGGATGACTTTGATTATACTTTCATCCACCTTGATGCCCTGTGAACTGACAACAAAGCCTAGAAATGCTAGTTAGTCAGTGCAAAAGGTACATTTCTTTAGGTTAGCATAAAGACGTTCCTTCTGAAGTACCTCCAATACTAGCTTAACATGTTGCAACTGTTCATCTAGACTTTTGCTATAAATGAGAATATCATCAAAGTACACTATTACGAACTTGCCTAAGTACTCACGCAAGACATGATTCATTAACCGCATAAAGGTATTAGGTGCATTAGTAAGACCCAAAAGcatgactaaccactcataTAACCCGTACTTAGTTTTAAATGCGGTTTTCCATTCGTCACCTTCCTtgatcctaatttgatgataccTAGATTTTATATCAATTTTTGTAAATATAACAGCCCCATGTAATTCATCTAACATGTCATCAAGTCGAGGAATGGGACggcgatactttaccgttatGGTATTTATGGCTCTGCAGTTAGTGCACATCCTCCAAGACCCGTTCTTCTTTGGCACAAGAATGACTGGAACGGCATAGGGACTTAAGCTCTCTCGTGCCCACCCTTTGACTAGAAGCTCCACCACTTGCCTTTGAATTTCTTTTGTCTCCTCCGGATTGCTCCTATACGCGGTTCGATTAGGCAGGGGTGCTCTAGGTATGAGgtcaatttgatgctcaatACCTTTAATGGGTGGCAAACCGCTAGGCACGTCGTCTGGGAAAACGTCATCATATTCCTGTAAAAGCTTAGCAAAAGAACTAGGCAACGCAGTGTCAAGTTCATTAGCGTTAGCCGAAACTTCCTTGctgtaaaacaaaaataaatttcgGCCTACAAGGAAGCCTTTCCTCACATCTTTGGCTTTTGCAATCAACAATacttttccctctttttttacCTCATGATTCGTCCCATTAATTGCCTTTTCCCTCTCATTTTGCACGgatcttttcctctcttttctctcatgTTTCTCAATTCTTTTTCGCTCATCAACTTTCTCACATTCCTGCTGAATTTTCATTTGATCCTCATACACTTGCTTAGGCATAAGTGGTGCAAGTATGATTTTCCTTCCTTTATGTAAGAAGGTGTACATGTTGGTACAACCATTATGACTAGTACTCCTATCAAATTGCCATGGTCTACCAAGTAAGATATGACTAGCTTGCATAAGTACTACATCACAAAGCACTTCATCCTCATAAGCTCCAACTTTAAAAGAAACTAGTACCTTTTGAGACGCTCGTATGTCTCCACAATTATTCAACCATTGTAGACGATATGGCCTGAGATGCTCGCGGGTAGGCAATCCCAAAGT encodes the following:
- the LOC113769214 gene encoding uncharacterized protein LOC113769214 yields the protein MIVLPSGKVVSENKEEYKDMPPLVEEEETKAVVQPPLEESIALGLVARCALAAHVKKEEIQRKNIFYTRCHVNGRVCSLVINPGSCTNVASSLMVETLGLPTREHLRPYRLQWLNNCGDIRASQKVLVSFKVGAYEDEVLCDVVLMQASHILLGRPWQFDRSTSHNGCTNMYTFLHKGRKIILAPLMPKQVYEDQMKIQQECEKVDERKRIEKHERKERKRSVQNEREKAINGTNHEVKKEGKVLLIAKAKDVRKGFLVGRNLFLFYSKEVSANANELDTALPSSFAKLLQEYDDVFPDDVPSGLPPIKGIEHQIDLIPRAPLPNRTAYRSNPEETKEIQRQVVELLVKGWARESLSPYAVPVILVPKKNGSWRMCTNCRAINTITVKYRRPIPRLDDMLDELHGAVIFTKIDIKSRYHQIRIKEGDEWKTAFKTKYGLYEWLVMLLGLTNAPNTFMRLMNHVLREYLGKFVIVYFDDILIYSKSLDEQLQHVKLVLEVLQKERLYANLKKCTFCTD